The proteins below come from a single Peromyscus eremicus chromosome 22, PerEre_H2_v1, whole genome shotgun sequence genomic window:
- the Dnajc5g gene encoding dnaJ homolog subfamily C member 5G isoform X3: MPHADDTARRLSQTGTSLYAVLELKKGAQPEEIKRAYRFRLSPSFNPDKNPGDTQAGEFFKEINTAHAVLSDPTKKKIYDQHGSLGIYLLDHFGEEGVRYYFIANSCWFKTLVILCCLLTCCCCCCCCCFCCGALSPPPEEVTKKQQQNVYCQQPNVCSQPKRSGAPQKIEMEDEDSED; this comes from the exons ATGCCTCACGCAGATGACACAGCCCGGCGGCTATCCCAGACTGGAACCAGCCTCTATGCAGTGCTAGAGCTGAAGAAAGGTGCCCAGCCTGAAGAGATCAAAAGAGCCTACAGGTTCAGACTCTCACCTTCATTCAACCCTG ACAAGAATCCAGGGGACACTCAAGCAGGAGAGTTCTTCAAAGAGATCAACACAGCCCATGCTGTGCTCAGTGACCCTACCAAGAAGAAGATCTACGACCAGCATGGCTCACTAGGAATATACCTGCTTGATCATTTTGGTGAAGAAGGCGTCAGATACTATTTTATAGCAAACAGTTGTTGGTTCAAG ACACTCGTCATCCTCTGCTGCCTTCTGacgtgctgctgctgctgctgctgctgctgcttttgctGCGGAGCACTCAGTCCACCCCCCGAGGAAGTCAccaagaagcagcagcagaatgTCTATTGTCAGCAACCgaacgtctgttcgcagccaaagAGATCAG GAGCACCCCAGAAAattgagatggaagatgaagacaGTGAGGATTAG
- the Dnajc5g gene encoding dnaJ homolog subfamily C member 5G isoform X1, giving the protein MPHADDTARRLSQTGTSLYAVLELKKGAQPEEIKRAYRFRLSPSFNPDKNPGDTQAGEFFKEINTAHAVLSDPTKKKIYDQHGSLGIYLLDHFGEEGVRYYFIANSCWFKTLVILCCLLTCCCCCCCCCFCCGALSPPPEEVTKKQQQNVYCQQPNVCSQPKRSGASTVTVTCHAAHRTC; this is encoded by the exons ATGCCTCACGCAGATGACACAGCCCGGCGGCTATCCCAGACTGGAACCAGCCTCTATGCAGTGCTAGAGCTGAAGAAAGGTGCCCAGCCTGAAGAGATCAAAAGAGCCTACAGGTTCAGACTCTCACCTTCATTCAACCCTG ACAAGAATCCAGGGGACACTCAAGCAGGAGAGTTCTTCAAAGAGATCAACACAGCCCATGCTGTGCTCAGTGACCCTACCAAGAAGAAGATCTACGACCAGCATGGCTCACTAGGAATATACCTGCTTGATCATTTTGGTGAAGAAGGCGTCAGATACTATTTTATAGCAAACAGTTGTTGGTTCAAG ACACTCGTCATCCTCTGCTGCCTTCTGacgtgctgctgctgctgctgctgctgctgcttttgctGCGGAGCACTCAGTCCACCCCCCGAGGAAGTCAccaagaagcagcagcagaatgTCTATTGTCAGCAACCgaacgtctgttcgcagccaaagAGATCAG GTGCTAGCACAGTGACCGTCACCTGCCACGCAGCCCACCGGACATGTTGA
- the Dnajc5g gene encoding dnaJ homolog subfamily C member 5G isoform X2, whose product MPHADDTARRLSQTGTSLYAVLELKKGAQPEEIKRAYRKLALKYHPDKNPGDTQAGEFFKEINTAHAVLSDPTKKKIYDQHGSLGIYLLDHFGEEGVRYYFIANSCWFKTLVILCCLLTCCCCCCCCCFCCGALSPPPEEVTKKQQQNVYCQQPNVCSQPKRSGASTVTVTCHAAHRTC is encoded by the exons ATGCCTCACGCAGATGACACAGCCCGGCGGCTATCCCAGACTGGAACCAGCCTCTATGCAGTGCTAGAGCTGAAGAAAGGTGCCCAGCCTGAAGAGATCAAAAGAGCCTACAG GAAACTGGCCTTGAAATATCATCCAGACAAGAATCCAGGGGACACTCAAGCAGGAGAGTTCTTCAAAGAGATCAACACAGCCCATGCTGTGCTCAGTGACCCTACCAAGAAGAAGATCTACGACCAGCATGGCTCACTAGGAATATACCTGCTTGATCATTTTGGTGAAGAAGGCGTCAGATACTATTTTATAGCAAACAGTTGTTGGTTCAAG ACACTCGTCATCCTCTGCTGCCTTCTGacgtgctgctgctgctgctgctgctgctgcttttgctGCGGAGCACTCAGTCCACCCCCCGAGGAAGTCAccaagaagcagcagcagaatgTCTATTGTCAGCAACCgaacgtctgttcgcagccaaagAGATCAG GTGCTAGCACAGTGACCGTCACCTGCCACGCAGCCCACCGGACATGTTGA